A single window of Solea solea chromosome 9, fSolSol10.1, whole genome shotgun sequence DNA harbors:
- the adgrl4 gene encoding adhesion G protein-coupled receptor L4, with protein sequence MESSLRSPMKLVLWTAWLSSVMDPCRLSDICDSCHKDAICKTLNGSNNACFCNRGYTGDGTTFCNDDNECQNVTNICGERGICTNTAGSYYCACVSGYTSGEDTFLPNEGTECHDIDECLTGQVCGPNSYCHNTNGSFSCTCQRDYIPTTGAKHFHPETGARCKEHPQKYCHDDAGCITATVNKTLEHMSNLTEPQSLLKEIAEQTSGDLTSVEVITYVEALCRSASTLAAGEKDYIVKPEVINSTLSTFVKAVNNLVERDELVSWSRMKEEQREHAITKLLHTVEESVLTLANNYKTPTELEIKASEMELKLFTFDAHHTKTKLSASMGGDHISLTPKLRPDGDKNGSVSVVFVHYGGIGDILKPSDDPGVTDYSRYSGTGEITVNSQVIAAAIKPADVYQLDHVTFTLRHNELIDTKADVTKCAFWEYEADSLQGHWATHGCKTIHVNSNSTTCSCSHLTHFALLMSSGRANLVAHYTILTRITQLGMIISLICLSMCIFTFWFFSEIQSTRTTIHKNLCCSLFMAEFIFLVGINMNTHKLFCSVIAGLLHYFFLAAFAWMCIEGIHLYLIVVGVIYNKGFLHRNFYIFGYGSPAVVVVISVTLGSKYYGTDKVCWLSTENNFIWSFIGPACLIILVNLLAFGVIMYKVYRHTAVKKPEVSHYENIRSCARGALALLFVLGATWTFGVLHILHETTLTAYLFTITNAFQGMFIFIFLCVLSRKIQEEYYRLFKNVPCCFECLR encoded by the exons ATGGAGTCTTCGCTCAGGTCACCAATGAAACTTGTACTTTGGACAG CATGGCTCTCCAGTGTGATGGACCCATGCCGTCTCTCTGACATTTGTGATTCTTGTCACAAAGATGCAATATGCAAGACTCTGAATGGATCAAACAATGCCTGCTTCTGTAACCGTGGATATACTGGAGATGGAACAACATTTTGCAATG ATGACAATGAGTGCCAGAATGTGACTAATATCTGCGGGGAAAGGGGGATATGCACCAACACAGCAGGCAGCTACTACTGTGCATGTGTCTCTGGATACACATCAGGAGAGGACACGTTCCTGCCCAACGAAGGCACCGAATGCCACG ATATTGATGAATGCTTGACAGGACAAGTCTGTGGACCAAACTCCTACTGCCACAACACCAACGGATCTTTCTCTTGCACCTGTCAGCGCGATTACATCCCGACTACAGGTGCTAAGCACTTTCACCCAGAGACGGGAGCAAGATGTAAAG AGCATCCCCAGAAGTACTGTCATGATGACGCTGGATGCATCACGGCGACTGTTAACAAAACACTCGAACAT ATGAGCAACCTCACGGAGCCCCAGAGTCTTCTGAAGGAAATTGCCGAGCAGACATCTGGTGACCTCACCTCGGTGGAAGTGATTACATATGTTGAGGCCCTGTGTCGCTCTGCATCAACGCTGGCTGCGGGAGAAAAGGATTACATTGTCAAACCAGAAGTCATCAACTCAACTCTTTCA ACATTCGTGAAAGCGGTAAACAACTTGGTGGAGAGAGATGAACTTGTGTCTTGGAGCAGAATGAAAGAAGAGCAGAGGGAACATGCCATCACCAAGCTGCTCCACACTGTTGAAGAGAGTGTGCTGACACTGGCCAACAACTACAAAACTCCAACTGAGCTTGAAATCAAAGCTAGTGAAATGG AACTAAAACTCTTCACCTTCGATGCTCATCACACAAAAACCAAACTCTCAGCCTCTATGGGAGGAGATCACATCAGTCTGACTCCAAAACTGAGACCAGACGGGGACAAGAATG GAAGTGTGTCAGTGGTGTTTGTGCACTACGGCGGCATCGGTGACATCCTGAAGCCGAGCGACGACCCCGGAGTCACCGACTACTCGCGGTATTCAGGAACAGGGGAAATCACTGTCAACTCCCAAGTCATTGCAGCGGCCATCAAACCTGCTGACGTTTACCAACTTGACCACGTCACCTTCACTCTGAGGCACAATGAG CTCATAGACACTAAAGCTGATGTGACGAAGTGCGCCTTCTGGGAGTACGAGGCGGACAGCCTGCAGGGCCACTGGGCCACTCACGGCTGCAAGACCATCCACGTCAACAGCAATTCAACCACCTGCTCCTGCAGTCACCTTACACACTTCGCCCTCCTTATGTCCTCTGGGCGAGccaat CTGGTGGCCCACTATACCATCCTGACCCGGATAACCCAGCTGGGGATGATCATCTCCCtcatctgtctgtccatgtgcATCTTCACCTTCTGGTTCTTCAGCGAGATCCAGAGCACGAGAACCACCATCCACAAGAACCTGTGCTGCAGCCTCTTCATGGCAGAGTTTATCTTCCTGGTGGGGAtcaacatgaacacacataaG CTTTTCTGCTCTGTTATTGCAGGCCTGCTGCACTATTTCTTCCTCGCCGCCTTCGCCTGGATGTGTATCGAGGGCATCCATCTGTACTTGATAGTGGTCGGCGTCATCTACAACAAAGGCTTCCTTCATCGTAACTTTTACATCTTCGGCTATGGAAGCCCGGCAGTGGTGGTGGTCATCTCAGTAACATTAGGTTCCAAGTATTATGGCACTGATAAAGT GTGTTGGCTGAGCACAGAAAATAATTTCATATGGAGTTTCATCGGACCGGCTTGCTTGATCATTCTG GTTAATCTCTTGGCTTTTGGAGTAATCATGTACAAAGTGTACCGGCATACTGCTGTGAAAAAACCTGAAGTCAGCCACTATGAAAACATCAG GTCCTGCGCTCGCGGTGCTTTGGCCTTGCTGTTTGTGTTGGGAGCCACCTGGACCTTTGGAGTGCTGCACATCCTCCACGAGACCACACTCACCGCTTATCTGTTCACCATCACCAACGCCTTCCAGGGAatgttcatcttcatcttcctctgcgTGCTGTCCAGAAAG ATTCAAGAGGAGTACTAcaggctttttaaaaatgtgccatGTTGCTTTGAGTGCCTGAGATGA
- the vtg3 gene encoding vitellogenin 3, phosvitinless has protein sequence MRGLLLCCFVALATCQSVRYELSLNPKKTYEYRYEGVVNFGLGMPNMAESGVRMTCKVNITGVSAQTFVLKISNLVFEEFNGVPGKNSFTASPKLSQRIAAQLVKPIMFDYASGHISDIRASADVSDTVVNIVRGILGFFQVTVKTTQRIYELEEVSIHGKCQSSYATEENKETKDMTITQVVDLSNCREKAAIYRGMATAVLDHVAKQRGESVVSSVRYVYTVKPTAEGGLITKAHGLERQYFSPFNVKGGTFKMQATKDIVLLSESDTERAVMFGPGESKGNLVYKFVNSMVNIPVLMQNLDDPVPKAIALIKRLADVNSYQIDVATSDDTLKVYQLLRVMPYEGLEQMWRQFKGNEEYRRWFLDMIVEVGDVRVLKFLEARFQAAELSATEALQTFLLSMNHLDPIPELVEMAKMFLNMPFTKSNTHLWHTVVLSYGSLVYKHCAYHTPCPVDAVQPLLDMALEALKNSNDTDMVLAMKALGNAGHPGSIKTIMRFLPGVAATAVDLPPRVLSAAVQSMRLIAARDPHSVQDISMTLFLQKNLPAEIRMLAFMVLFDTKPSMALVSTVTSHLQQEDDLHVVSFTYSYLKSMARSSTPDNHFLATACNMAVKILAPKYGRLSYHYSKAVRMDWFNDDFLIGTVSEVFMLRSATNLFPTEIMMKGKFHFIGRILQLLELGIRAEGIQELFRSGIPSFRGDLSYNDLQAVLDVLKNWEILPSDRPLMSAFARASGQEWFFADMNRDFLQYIIRAVSPAAGKESPVWDVIESLKKGVSWHKTKMFLIFEVRYFQATTVGLPVEISKYYGSLNGITVNAKAAVSPPLTEHLGQLLTSDITLESDGFVGYSKDFFLYYGINTELFQSGTEVKAKTPLNIPWRFSAKINIPKKKFELDIPACKQEIEVLSVSSNVYAVSRNIEEPTMDKITPMMPKDIDSNHEIVHMDPSVVKPESDQMMKTNTWHPLTKMCAESNIYGAGLCVESELRRQYYHEEYPLYYFLGYTHFAVKVAPVQGKKPVDKIHFEVNVNPSRHPTSAYQVLQTLRKLSQGATQQVHLSSDSASSARGSNHSRRDSTVELLDSTPEALFTIKALALSSSEKPEGYDAAMYYTREADVKNSQIIASQVGEDTNWKMCMDTTVSGHARAQAHIAWGAECQSYEMSMTAATGHLPGAMPTLKAKVHWTRIPESLAEIGRRIESYIPGIGFLLGFNQEPERNAKQEVSASVVAASADSLDVKIRLPEYTVYRKAMPFPLPPASSDEVQRDTTNTTGDGLGHA, from the exons atGAGGGGGCTTCTCCTTTGCTGTTTTGTGGCCCTGGCCA CGTGCCAAAGTGTCCGTTATG AGCTCAGCCTGAACCCCAAGAAGACCTACGAGTACAGATATGAGGGTGTGGTGAACTTCGGACTTGGCATGCCAAATATGGCCGAGTCTGGCGTGAGAATGACGTGCAAGGTTAACATCACTGGTGTCTCTGCACAGACGTTTGTCCTTAAG ATTTCCAATTTAGTCTTTGAGGAGTTCAACGGCGTTCCGGGGAAGAACAGCTTCACTGCCTCGCCAAAGCTCAGCCAACGCATTGCTGCCCAGCTTGTCAAACCCATCATGTTTGACTATGCCAGTGGACACATCAGTGACATCCGTGCCTCGGCTGACGTCTCTGACACCGTAGTCAACATTGTGAGGGGGATACTGGGTTTCTTCCAAGTCACTGTCAAGACCACACAGAGGATCTATGAACTGGAGGAA GTTAGCATCCATGGCAAGTGCCAGAGCAGCTACGCTACagaagaaaacaaggaaacaaaggacATGACCATCACTCAGGTTGTGGATCTCAGCAACTGCAGGGAGAAAGCCGCCATCTACAGGGGAATGGCTACTGCTGTGCTCGATCACGTCGCCAAGCAG AGAGGGGAATCTGTGGTTTCCTCAGTGAGATATGTTTACACCGTCAAACCCACAGCAGAGGGAGGCCTCATTACCAAGGCTCATGGTCTGGAGCGACAGTACTTCAGTCCCTTCAACGTGAAGGGCGGCACGTTCAAGATGCAAGCAAC GAAGGACATAGTGCTGCTCAGTGAGAGCGACACAGAGAGGGCGGTCATGTTCGGGCCAGGGGAGAGCAAGGGCAACCTTGTTTACAAGTTTGTCAATTCCATGGTCAATATACCAGTGTTGATGCAGAACCTGGATGACCCAGTACCAAAG GCTATTGCACTGATCAAACGTCTGGCTGACGTGAACAGTTATCAGATTGACGTTGCAACGTCTGATGACACACTGAAGGTTTACCAGCTCCTGCGGGTAATGCCTTATGAAGGATTAGAGCAAATGTGGAGACAGTTTAAAGGAAATGAAGAATATCG acgCTGGTTTTTAGACATGATTGTCGAGGTTGGTGATGTTAGAGTCCTGAAGTTCCTGGAAGCGCGGTTTCAGGCTGCAGAGTTGTCTGCAACTGAAGCCCTGCAAACCTTTTTGTTGTCAATGAACCATCTCGACCCCATTCCTGAGTTGGTTGAAATGGCTAAA ATGTTCCTGAACATGCCCTTCACCAAATCAAACACCCATCTGTGGCATACAGTGGTGCTCTCCTATGGTTCTCTGGTGTATAAGCACTGTGCATATCACACACCTTGTCCAGTAGATGCTGTTCag CCTCTGCTGGACATGGCCCTGGAGGCTCTGAAGAACAGCAATGACACAGATATGGTCCTTGCAATGAAAGCTCTGGGGAACGCGGGTCATCCGGGCAGCATTAAAACCATCATGCGCTTCCTCCCTGGAGTCGCAGCCACGGCCGTCGACCTGCCGCCTCGGGTGCTAAGTGCCGCCGTGCAGTCCATGAGACTGATCGCTGCTAGAGACCCCCACAGT gtCCAAGATATCAGCATGACTCTGTTCCTGCAAAAGAACCTTCCCGCTGAGATCCGCATGTTGGCCTTCATGGTGCTGTTTGACACCAAGCCATCGATGGCTCTGGTGTCCACCGTGACCTCACATCTACAGCAGGAGGACGACCTCCACGTTGTCAGTTTCACATACTCCTACCTGAAAAGCATGGCCAGATCCAGTACACCGgacaatcacttcct TGCGACCGCCTGCAATATGGCCGTGAAAATCCTGGCCCCTAAATATGGTCGTCTGAGCTATCACTACAGCAAAGCAGTGCGAATGGACTGGTTTAACG ATGATTTCCTAATCGGCACAGTGTCCGAAGTCTTTATGCTAAGAAGTGCAACAAACCTCTTTCCCACGGAAATCATGATGAAAGgaaaatttcatttcattggtAGAATTCTGCAGCTATTGGAG TTGGGTATCCGCGCCGAAGGGATTCAGGAGTTGTTCCGCTCTGGCATCCCCTCGTTTAGAGGAGATCTGAGTTACAATGACCTCCAGGCCGTTCTCGACGTG CTGAAAAACTGGGAAATTCTCCCCAGTGATAGGCCACTCATGTCTGCCTTTGCACGTGCTTCTGGACAAGAGTGGTTCTTCGCTGATATGAACAGAGACTTCCTTCAATATATCATCAGG GCTGTCAGTCCCGCTGCAGGGAAGGAAAGCCCTGTGTGGGATGTGATTGAGAGTTTAAAGAAGGGAGTATCGTGGCACAAGACCAAGATGTTCTTGATATTTGAAGTGCGTTACTTCCAAGCAACAACTGTGGGTCTCCCAGTGGAGATTAGCAAATATTATGGATCACTCAATGGAATCACTGTTAACG ccAAAGCTGCCGTATCTCCACCTCTCACTGAACATCTTGGACAACTCCTGACTTCCGACATCACGCTGGAGTCTGATGGTTTTGTCGG ttacTCAAAAGATTTTTTCCTTTACTACGGGATCAACACAGAACTGTTCCAGAGTGGCACTGAGGTTAAGGCCAAAACCCCCCTCAATATTCCATGGAGGTTTTCTGCCAAGATCAATATTCCTAAAAAGAAGTTTGAACTTGACATCCCGGCATGCAAACAAGAGATTGAAGTCCTTTCAGTCAG CTCAAATGTGTACGCAGTCTCTAGGAACATCGAAGAACCGACAATGGATAAAATTACCCCGATGATGCCCAAAGATATCGACTCAAACCATGAAATTGTCCACATGGACCCTTCAGTTGTGAAGCCTGAATCTGATCAG atgatgaaaacaaacacctgGCATCCACTTACCAAAATGTGCGCTGAGAGCAACATCTACGGCGCTGGTCTGTGTGTGGAATCGGAGCTAAGGAGACAGTATTATCACGAGGAGTACCCCTTGTACTATTTCTTGGGATACACACACTTTGCAGTCAAAGTAGCTCCAG TCCAGGGAAAGAAACCTGTTGACAAAATCCACTTTGAGGTCAACGTCAATCCGAGCAGACATCCAACGAGCGCATACCAGGTGCTTCAGACTCTGCGGAAGCTTTCCCAG GGAGCCACTCAGCAAGTGCATCTGTCCTCTGATTCTGCCTCGAGCGCCAGAGGCTCTAATCACAGCCGCCGTGACAGCACCGTGGAA TTGTTGGACTCGACACCTGAGGCTTTGTTCACCATCAAGGCTCTGGCCTTGAGTAGCAGTGAGAAGCCAGAGGGATATGACGCAGCCATGTACTACACACGTGAAGCCGATGTAAAGAACAGCCAAATTATCGCGTCCCAGGTTGGAGAGGACACCAACTGGAAGATGTGCATGGACACCACTGTGAGTGGCCATGCCCGGGCGCAG GCACACATCGCATGGGGAGCTGAATGTCAGTCATATGAAATGTCAATGACAGCTGCGACTGGACATCTGCCTGGTGCCATGCCAACGCTCAAGGCCAAAGTACATTGGACCAGGATCCCAGAGAGCCTGGCTGAGATTGGCAGGAG AATCGAGAGCTACATCCCAGGTATCGGTTTCCTTCTCGGCTTCAACCAGGAACCTGAGAGAAATGCCAAGCAGGAGGTTTCTGCGTCGGTTGTTGCTGCCTCAGCAGACAGCCTCGATGTGAAGATTAGACTCCCAGAG TACACAGTCTACCGCAAGGCCATGCCATTCCCTCTGCCACCTGCCAGTTCTGACGAGGTTCAACGcgacacaacaaacacaaccgGAGATGGACTGGGACATgcgtaa